A window of Tursiops truncatus isolate mTurTru1 chromosome 8, mTurTru1.mat.Y, whole genome shotgun sequence contains these coding sequences:
- the GRK2 gene encoding beta-adrenergic receptor kinase 1 isoform X1 yields the protein MADLEAVLADVSYLMAMEKSKATPAARASKKILLPEPSIRSVMQKYLEDRGEVTFEKVFSQKLGYLLFRDFCLKHLEEAKPLVEFYEGIKKYEKLETEEERLACSREIFDTYIMKELLACSHPFSKSAIEHVQGHLAKKQVPPDLFQPYIEEICQNLRGDVFQKFIESDKFTRFCQWKNVELNIHLTMNDFSVHRIIGRGGFGEVYGCRKADTGKMYAMKCLDKKRIKMKQGETLALNERIMLSLVSTGDCPFIVCMSYAFHTPDKLSFILDLMNGGDLHYHLSQHGVFSEADMRFYAAEIILGLEHMHNRFVVYRDLKPANILLDEHGHVRISDLGLACDFSKKKPHASVGTHGYMAPEVLQKGVAYDSSADWFSLGCMLFKLLRGHSPFRQHKTKDKHEIDRMTLTMAVELPDSFSPELRSLLEGLLQRDVNRRLGCLGRGAQEVKESPFFRSLDWQMVFLQKYPPPLMPPRGEVNAADAFDIGSFDEEDTKGIKLLDSDQELYRNFPLTISERWQQEVAETVFDTINAETDRLEARKKTKNKQLGHEEDYALGKDCIMHGYMSKMGNPFLTQWQRRYFYLFPNRLEWRGEGEAPQSLLTMEEIQSVEETQIKERKCLLLKIRGGKQFVLQCDSDPELVQWKKELRDAYREAQQLVQRVPKMKNKPRSPVVELSKVPLVQRGSANGL from the exons CATCCGCAGCGTCATGCAGAAGTACCTGGAGGACCGGGGCGAGGTGACCTTTGAGAAGGTCTTCTCCCAGAAGCTGG GGTACCTGCTCTTCCGAGACTTCTGCCTGAAGCACCTGGAGGAGGCCAAGCCCTTGGTGGAGTTCTACGAGGGG ATCAAGAAATACGAGAAGCTGGAGACAGAGGAGGAACGCCTGGCCTGCAGCCGGGAGATCTTTGACACGTACATCATGAAGGAGCTGCTGGCCTGCTCACAC cCCTTCTCGAAAAGCGCCATCGAGCACGTCCAGGGCCATCTGGCGAAGAAGCAGGTGCCTCCGGATCTCTTCCAG CCATACATCGAAGAGATCTGTCAGAACCTCCGAGGAGATGTGTTCCAGAAATTCATTGAGAG CGATAAATTCACACGATTTTGCCAGTGGAAGAATGTGGAGCTCAACATCCAT CTGACCATGAACGACTTCAGCGTGCACCGTATCATCGGGCGAGGGGGCTTCGGCGAGGTCTACGGGTGCCGGAAGGCCGACACGGGCAAGAT GTATGCCATGAAGTGTCTGGACAAGAAGCGCATCAAGATGAAGCAAGGGGAGACACTGGCCCTGAACGAGCGCATCATGCTCTCCCTCGTCAGCACCGGG GACTGCCCGTTCATCGTCTGCATGTCGTACGCGTTCCACACGCCAGACAAGCTCAGCTTCATCCTGGATCTCATGAACG GCGGGGACCTGCACTACCACCTGTCCCAGCACGGGGTCTTCTCTGAGGCCGACATGCGCTTCTACGCGGCCGAGATCATCCTGGGCCTGGAGCACATGCACAACCGCTTTGTCGTCTACCGGGACCTGAAG CCGGCCAACATCCTGCTGGACGAGCATGGCCACGTGCGCATCTCAGACCTGGGCCTGGCCTGCGACTTTTCCAAGAAGAAGCCCCACGCCAGCGT GGGCACCCACGGGTACATGGCCCCCGAGGTTCTGCAGAAGGGCGTGGCCTACGATAGCAGCGCCGACTGGTTCTCCCTGGGCTGCATGCTCTTCAAGCTGCTGCGAGG GCATAGCCCTTTCCGGCAGCACAAGACCAAAGACAAGCATGAGATCGACAGAATGACATTGACCATG gctgtggagCTGCCCGACTCCTTTTCCCCTGAGCTCCGCTCCTTGCTGGAGGGGCTGCTACAGAGAGACGTCAACAGGAGGCTAGGCTGCCTGGGCCGAGG GGCCCAGGAAGTGAAGGAGAGCCCCTTCTTCCGTTCCCTGGACTGGCAGATGGTCTTCCTGCAGAAG TACCCTCCCCCGCTAATGCCCCCACGAGGGGAGGTGAATGCGGCAGACGCCTTCGACATTGGCTCCTTTGATGAGGAGGACACAAAAGGAATCAAG TTACTGGACAGCGACCAGGAGCTCTACCGCAACTTCCCCCTCACCATCTCGGAGCGGTGGCAGCAGGAGGTGGCAGAGACTGTCTTCGACACCATCAACGCTGAGACGGACCGGCTGGAGGCCcgcaagaaaaccaaaaacaagcaGCTGGGCCACGAGGAAG ACTACGCCCTGGGCAAGGACTGCATCATGCACGGCTACATGTCCAAGATGGGCAACCCCTTCCTGACCCAGTGGCAGCGGCGGTACTTCTACCTGTTCCCCAACCGGCTCGAGTGGCGGGGCGAGGGCGAGGCCCCG CAGAGCCTGCTGACCATGGAGGAGATCCAGTCGGTGGAGGAGACACAGATCAAGGAGCGAAAGTGCCTCCTCCTCAAGATCCGCGGCGGCAAGCAGTTCGTCCTGCAGTGCGAC AGCGACCCCGAGCTGGTGCAATGGAAGAAGGAGCTGCGTGACGCCTACCGCGAGGCCCAGCAGCTGGTGCAGCGGGTGCCCAAGATGAAGAACAAGCCGCGCTCGCCTGTCGTGGAGCTGAGCAAGGTGCCGCTGGTGCAGCGCGGCAGCGCCAACGGCCTCTGA
- the GRK2 gene encoding beta-adrenergic receptor kinase 1 isoform X2: protein MKELLACSHPFSKSAIEHVQGHLAKKQVPPDLFQPYIEEICQNLRGDVFQKFIESDKFTRFCQWKNVELNIHLTMNDFSVHRIIGRGGFGEVYGCRKADTGKMYAMKCLDKKRIKMKQGETLALNERIMLSLVSTGDCPFIVCMSYAFHTPDKLSFILDLMNGGDLHYHLSQHGVFSEADMRFYAAEIILGLEHMHNRFVVYRDLKPANILLDEHGHVRISDLGLACDFSKKKPHASVGTHGYMAPEVLQKGVAYDSSADWFSLGCMLFKLLRGHSPFRQHKTKDKHEIDRMTLTMAVELPDSFSPELRSLLEGLLQRDVNRRLGCLGRGAQEVKESPFFRSLDWQMVFLQKYPPPLMPPRGEVNAADAFDIGSFDEEDTKGIKLLDSDQELYRNFPLTISERWQQEVAETVFDTINAETDRLEARKKTKNKQLGHEEDYALGKDCIMHGYMSKMGNPFLTQWQRRYFYLFPNRLEWRGEGEAPQSLLTMEEIQSVEETQIKERKCLLLKIRGGKQFVLQCDSDPELVQWKKELRDAYREAQQLVQRVPKMKNKPRSPVVELSKVPLVQRGSANGL, encoded by the exons ATGAAGGAGCTGCTGGCCTGCTCACAC cCCTTCTCGAAAAGCGCCATCGAGCACGTCCAGGGCCATCTGGCGAAGAAGCAGGTGCCTCCGGATCTCTTCCAG CCATACATCGAAGAGATCTGTCAGAACCTCCGAGGAGATGTGTTCCAGAAATTCATTGAGAG CGATAAATTCACACGATTTTGCCAGTGGAAGAATGTGGAGCTCAACATCCAT CTGACCATGAACGACTTCAGCGTGCACCGTATCATCGGGCGAGGGGGCTTCGGCGAGGTCTACGGGTGCCGGAAGGCCGACACGGGCAAGAT GTATGCCATGAAGTGTCTGGACAAGAAGCGCATCAAGATGAAGCAAGGGGAGACACTGGCCCTGAACGAGCGCATCATGCTCTCCCTCGTCAGCACCGGG GACTGCCCGTTCATCGTCTGCATGTCGTACGCGTTCCACACGCCAGACAAGCTCAGCTTCATCCTGGATCTCATGAACG GCGGGGACCTGCACTACCACCTGTCCCAGCACGGGGTCTTCTCTGAGGCCGACATGCGCTTCTACGCGGCCGAGATCATCCTGGGCCTGGAGCACATGCACAACCGCTTTGTCGTCTACCGGGACCTGAAG CCGGCCAACATCCTGCTGGACGAGCATGGCCACGTGCGCATCTCAGACCTGGGCCTGGCCTGCGACTTTTCCAAGAAGAAGCCCCACGCCAGCGT GGGCACCCACGGGTACATGGCCCCCGAGGTTCTGCAGAAGGGCGTGGCCTACGATAGCAGCGCCGACTGGTTCTCCCTGGGCTGCATGCTCTTCAAGCTGCTGCGAGG GCATAGCCCTTTCCGGCAGCACAAGACCAAAGACAAGCATGAGATCGACAGAATGACATTGACCATG gctgtggagCTGCCCGACTCCTTTTCCCCTGAGCTCCGCTCCTTGCTGGAGGGGCTGCTACAGAGAGACGTCAACAGGAGGCTAGGCTGCCTGGGCCGAGG GGCCCAGGAAGTGAAGGAGAGCCCCTTCTTCCGTTCCCTGGACTGGCAGATGGTCTTCCTGCAGAAG TACCCTCCCCCGCTAATGCCCCCACGAGGGGAGGTGAATGCGGCAGACGCCTTCGACATTGGCTCCTTTGATGAGGAGGACACAAAAGGAATCAAG TTACTGGACAGCGACCAGGAGCTCTACCGCAACTTCCCCCTCACCATCTCGGAGCGGTGGCAGCAGGAGGTGGCAGAGACTGTCTTCGACACCATCAACGCTGAGACGGACCGGCTGGAGGCCcgcaagaaaaccaaaaacaagcaGCTGGGCCACGAGGAAG ACTACGCCCTGGGCAAGGACTGCATCATGCACGGCTACATGTCCAAGATGGGCAACCCCTTCCTGACCCAGTGGCAGCGGCGGTACTTCTACCTGTTCCCCAACCGGCTCGAGTGGCGGGGCGAGGGCGAGGCCCCG CAGAGCCTGCTGACCATGGAGGAGATCCAGTCGGTGGAGGAGACACAGATCAAGGAGCGAAAGTGCCTCCTCCTCAAGATCCGCGGCGGCAAGCAGTTCGTCCTGCAGTGCGAC AGCGACCCCGAGCTGGTGCAATGGAAGAAGGAGCTGCGTGACGCCTACCGCGAGGCCCAGCAGCTGGTGCAGCGGGTGCCCAAGATGAAGAACAAGCCGCGCTCGCCTGTCGTGGAGCTGAGCAAGGTGCCGCTGGTGCAGCGCGGCAGCGCCAACGGCCTCTGA